The window CGGTCGACCGCCTCGCTCTGGGCGACGGAGGTCAACGGGTTGCTCTTGGCCTGCTTGGTCGCGGACCCGAGGGTGTCAGTCATCGTCGCCGCCTCCCCTCGTCGTACGGGCCCGGGTGGTGCGGCGCGCGGCCGTCTTCTTCGCCGGAGCCTTCTTCGCGGCCTTCGCCGCCGTCTTCTTCGCCGGAGCCTCCTTGGCGGGGCTCCGCTTCTCCGCGGCCTTCTTCGCGGTCTTCTTCGCCGGAGCCCGCTTGCGAGGCGGCGGACTGTCCTCGGCTCCGTCGTCGGACCCGTCGTCGGCCGACCCGCGGTCCGCCGCCTCGTCGTCGTCCACGTCATCCGTGGTGCGAGGCGCGTCGTCCGAGTCGTCGTACCGCTCGTCCTCGTCGTACTCGTCCTCGTCGTACTCGTCTTCCGGCTCTTCGTCCTGGCGGCGCTTCTTCTTTCGCGCCCCGGGGACGTCCGGGACCGCGTCCGGGACCACGCCCGCGAGCTGGTCCTGCACCTGGCTGGTCCGTCCGTGCAGCCGGTCGGCGAGACCCGTGATCTGCCGCTCGACGAGCGCTCCGGAGGCGGCCTTGCCCACACCGCGCAGGTCCTGACGCAGCTGGTCGCCGATCTCCTTGAACTGCGGGTTGTTCTGCAGCTGCTGGGAGACCAGGTCCGCGAGCGCACGCGGGCTGAGCTGCATCCGCTTGCCGGCGACCATCGTGCCGACGGCGAACGCCAGTTTCATCTTCTTGGTACGTCCGAGGACGTATCCGGCCCCTACGGCGAGGCCAAGCCCTAGTCGGTTCATCGTGTCGTCCCGTTGTTGCCTGCTCCGGTGCCCCTGCTCATGGCTATCTCCAGCCTGTCGAGGAGCTCGTCCTCCATGCGGTCGAACTCCGCTTCGTCGATCTCGCCGGCCTCGAGGCGTTCCTCGAGTTTGCCGAGCTCGGCGCGGACCGCCGCCGGGTCGTAGTACTGGCGCTCGGCCTCGTTCACCACCTGCTCCATGGCCCAGAGGCTGCCGCGCACGGGGGCGAACGGCAGCATCAGGACTTCTCCGATCAGCCCCATGCCATCAACTCCTGTGGTCAGGCGCTCAGTTGCTCGCCTCGGCGGGCTGGGACGGACCTGGCTCGACGAAGCTGTAGGGGGGCAGCGGTCCGTGGACGCGCAGGTCCAGGTGCGGGTGTCCCTTGCGGACCTCCTCGACGGTGGCGATGAACGTCTCGGCCTCGTCCCGGTCCACGAGGAACGAGAGGTTGGCCAGCCAGCCAGTGGACTCGGGGCCCGCGCTCACCGCGGCGGCGACCGGCTCCAGGAGCTGCTGGATCTGCGCGGCGTCCTCCACCTCGCGGTGCTTCACCGCGGCGACCACCATCTCGCCCAGCCGCAGCTTGTCGTCGTAACTGCCGCCGCCCGCGCTTCGGTTGGCCTCCGTGAGCGCCCTGACCTCGGGGTTCTCGGACATCACCCGGTGCAGTACGGCCTCTTCGTCGTGCGTGGCCTTGACGTTGTACTCGACCTTGCCCGCCAGCGCTTCGAGGCGCTCCTTGAAGTGGTCGGCGCGCTCGGCCAGGACGCTGGTCACGGCCGCGTCGTCGGGCGACACACTGCCGAACCGCATGGGCAGCACCGGTCCGGCGGCGCCGGCCTCGGCCAGCACGTTCTGGTGGGCGAGCAGGTCCCTGCGCTTGGGCCGCAGCCCCTCGGGCGCGTCACTGACGACCGCGGCGAGGTCGCCCTCCTTGATGACGCGCACCGGCAGGGGCGGCTCGCCGACGCCTTCCGTGCCGTCCGGGAGCGTGGGCTGCGAACTGGACGTGATGCCGTAGACGTACGTGCTCACTCCTGCTCCTCCTTCCGGCGCGAGGCGGTCGACTTACGGGCACGCGGCCGCGACTCGGTCTGGCTCTCCTCACGGGACTGCTTGAACGCGTCCGAGATGGTCTCGGCCGCACCCGACAGCGCCCCCTTGGACTTGCCGCGCGCACCGGACTCGGTGATGTCGCCGACCAGGTCGGGGAGCCCGGGACTGCGCTTGGACCCGGCCTCCAGGTCGAGCCGGTTGCACGCCTCCGCGAAGCGCAGGTAGGTGTCCACGCTGGCGATGACGACACGGATGTCGATCTTCAGGATCTCGATGCCGACGAGAGAGACCCGAATGAAGGCGTCGATGACGAGCCCCCGGTCGAGAACGAGCTCGAGCACGTCGTAGAGGCCGCTGGAGCCGCCTCCGCCGCCGGATTGCTGTGCCGGAACAACGGTCATACCTACCGGACCTCCTGGTGAGTGGGGGTGTGTGAGCGGACGGGCCGTCTACCGGCCGCCGGGCTTGCGCGCATCGGCCCTCCCGCGTTCGTAGCGTCGGACGCGGCGATAGCCGGTGAGCCCGCCCCGCGGATCGAGGCTCACCTCGTACGTCGCGAGCAGGCTCATGGTGTCGGGGACCCGGACGAGTTCCAGGACCTCGATCTCCAGCGTCCAGCCGTCGTCGGTCCGCTCGAAGGACGACACCGACTCGGCCTCCATGCCGGTCAGCTCCGCGAGTTGGGCGCGCGCCTGGCGCAGCACCTCCATGGGCCCCAACTCGTCGTCCTCCGCCGCGTCCTGCTGCTTGCCCTTGGACGAGTTCGATGAACTCTGTGAATCTGATGTGTTGGATGTGTTCGACATGGCCACCTCGTTCATCGAGTGGCCCGGCGATCGTCGGCCAAACCTATGAGCTTCGGTGATCAGCCGCGCAGGGCGTTCAGCCGGCGCCGGGCGGGCCCGAGCGCCCGCCCGCTTCGCAGCAGGCCTGACCAGGGGTTGGTGCGTGCCTGGTCGGCGGCGTCCGCGATGGTCCAGCGGCGTGCGCCGAGTTCCGGATCGTCGAGTTGATCCCAGGTGACGGGTACGGCGACGGGGGCGCCGGGTGTGGCGCGGACGGTGAACGGGGCGACCGCGGTCTGGGCGTAGGCGTTGCGCTGGATGTCCAAGTAGAGCCGGTCGCCGCGGTCCTTCTTGCGGGCCTTGGTGGTGAGCCGGTCGGGGTGGGCCTCGGTGAGCGCGTCGGCGGTGTCCTTGGCGAAGCGGCGCACCTCGTCGAAGTCGTGGTGCCCGTTGAGCGGTACGACGACGTGCAGGCCGCGTGAGCCGGTGGTCATCAGGGCGGAGGGCAGCCTGAGTTCGTCGAGGAGTTCACCGAGGAGCCGGGCGGTGTCGCGTACCGGCTCGAAGTCGTCGGTCGCGGGGTCCAGGTCGAAGACCATCCGGTCCGGCCGGTCGACCGGGCCGTCGGACGGGGCCCGGGCCAGCCACCGGTGCAGGGTCAGGGCGGCCTGGTCGGCGAGGTAGACGAGGGTCGCGGTGTCCTCGCAGACGGGGTGCAGGACCGTGCCGCCCTCCTTGGGCACCTCGACGCGCCTGATCCAGTCCGGACAGTGGTCCGGGACGTTCTTCTGCATGAACCTCGGCCCGTCGAGCCCGTCCGGGTACCGCTCCAGCATCAGCGGCCGTCCCCGCAGGTGCGGCAGCATGAACGGGGCGATCTCCCGGTAGTACTCGACGAGGTCGGCCTTCGTGTACTC of the Streptomyces aurantiacus genome contains:
- a CDS encoding gas vesicle structural protein GvpA, which codes for MTVVPAQQSGGGGGSSGLYDVLELVLDRGLVIDAFIRVSLVGIEILKIDIRVVIASVDTYLRFAEACNRLDLEAGSKRSPGLPDLVGDITESGARGKSKGALSGAAETISDAFKQSREESQTESRPRARKSTASRRKEEQE
- a CDS encoding DNA primase, whose translation is MNRLGLGLAVGAGYVLGRTKKMKLAFAVGTMVAGKRMQLSPRALADLVSQQLQNNPQFKEIGDQLRQDLRGVGKAASGALVERQITGLADRLHGRTSQVQDQLAGVVPDAVPDVPGARKKKRRQDEEPEDEYDEDEYDEDERYDDSDDAPRTTDDVDDDEAADRGSADDGSDDGAEDSPPPRKRAPAKKTAKKAAEKRSPAKEAPAKKTAAKAAKKAPAKKTAARRTTRARTTRGGGDDD
- a CDS encoding gas vesicle protein; the protein is MSNTSNTSDSQSSSNSSKGKQQDAAEDDELGPMEVLRQARAQLAELTGMEAESVSSFERTDDGWTLEIEVLELVRVPDTMSLLATYEVSLDPRGGLTGYRRVRRYERGRADARKPGGR
- the ligD gene encoding non-homologous end-joining DNA ligase, with the translated sequence MRTVRAGRRTVEVHRPDKVLFPGGGGAKEYTKADLVEYYREIAPFMLPHLRGRPLMLERYPDGLDGPRFMQKNVPDHCPDWIRRVEVPKEGGTVLHPVCEDTATLVYLADQAALTLHRWLARAPSDGPVDRPDRMVFDLDPATDDFEPVRDTARLLGELLDELRLPSALMTTGSRGLHVVVPLNGHHDFDEVRRFAKDTADALTEAHPDRLTTKARKKDRGDRLYLDIQRNAYAQTAVAPFTVRATPGAPVAVPVTWDQLDDPELGARRWTIADAADQARTNPWSGLLRSGRALGPARRRLNALRG
- a CDS encoding gas vesicle protein GvpG; translated protein: MGLIGEVLMLPFAPVRGSLWAMEQVVNEAERQYYDPAAVRAELGKLEERLEAGEIDEAEFDRMEDELLDRLEIAMSRGTGAGNNGTTR
- a CDS encoding GvpL/GvpF family gas vesicle protein; translation: MSTYVYGITSSSQPTLPDGTEGVGEPPLPVRVIKEGDLAAVVSDAPEGLRPKRRDLLAHQNVLAEAGAAGPVLPMRFGSVSPDDAAVTSVLAERADHFKERLEALAGKVEYNVKATHDEEAVLHRVMSENPEVRALTEANRSAGGGSYDDKLRLGEMVVAAVKHREVEDAAQIQQLLEPVAAAVSAGPESTGWLANLSFLVDRDEAETFIATVEEVRKGHPHLDLRVHGPLPPYSFVEPGPSQPAEASN